From the genome of Spartobacteria bacterium:
CCTGCAACTGTTCTCTGAGCTGATCAACTGAGCGCGGACACATGCCGTTCCGAATACCCTGAGCTTCCAATTCGTTCCGATTAGCAGCACTGTCAAAGCACTCTATCAGTGCTGTAACTGCTTGGCGATCCGTAGTTTTTTGTCATTCTCGTCAGGCTGTCATTTACAAGCTTACTGTCACTTGGAGGCTGTTCGCGAATGAAATTCCAGTCAACGATTAGGCCGTCCATTTGTTCAGCAAGATAAAGCGCATTTCCGAATTCAACTTCCGCCCCGGATTTACCTCGCACAATGACCCGGACATCAGGTTCGTACAGACTGATTATCTTGTTTTTATTCAAAACCCTACGTTCTCCGATGATTCGTTCATCATTATAAAGGGACATACCCATAATCATTTATAAAGGGACATACCCATAATCATTATTGTATTGACATGGGATGTGAAATTTGATGGGGTAGGCGCATGAGAAGGCGGCGAATAAAGCGAGATGGATTAGCGTATTATCATTTGATTAATCGGATGACAATGCGGTTGATGTTGTTGGGGGATGCGGAGAAGGAAGCACTTCGTAAACTGATTCGGCGGGTCGAGGGGTTTACAGGGGTAAAGGTTTTGACGTATGCGTTGATGACAAATCACATTCATATTCTGGTGGAAGAGCCGGAGAAGGGGACGGATGTGGGGGACGATGAGTTGTTGGAGAGGTTGCGGTATTTGTATGGGGACGTCGGCGTTCGGGAGATTGTTGAACGTTGGGAATTGTGGGAAGGGCGTGGGGAAATGGATGCGGTGGAGGAGGAGAAAGCTCGTTATCGTGGGCGGATGCATGACATTTCGGAGTTTATGAAGCAGATTAAACAGCGCTTTACGTGTTGGTACCATCGCACACATGGGACGAAGGGCGGGTTGTGGCAGGATCGCTTTAAAAGTGTGCTTGTGGAGGATGGTGCGGCACTACGAACGATGGGGGCATATATCGAGATGAATCCAGTGAGGGCGGGACTGGTCAGTGATCCGAAGGCGTATCGTTTTTGTGGTTTTGGAGAGGCGATGGGTGGCGGAACACTTGCGAGGAAGGGGATTGCAAGGATATCACAGGAAGTAGAGCGGGGTGAAGGCTGGGAAATGGTTTCTCAATCATATTTTAAGCACGTTTTGATGTACGAAGAGGTTCGTAAAAATCGCAATTTGATGTATATGGATCAGGATTTGTTGCGGGAAAAGATGAAAAATCACATCACGTTGACGAAGTTCGAGCGATTAATGTGCCGTTGTCGGTACTTCACCCACGGTCAAGTGGTGGGCAGTCAGGATTTTGTGGAGGAATTCTTCGCGGCGCATCGGGGTTATTTCGGTCCGAGGCGCAAGCATGGACGGAAGAAGGTGCGCGATGGGTTAGGGGATTTGTTTGCCATTCGTGAGGTGCGGTCGGGTTGATCACGGAGAAATATTGATGTCTCAGCAGAAATCACATCTGAGTAACCAAATTACTTATTAATGGCTTCATACCACATAAGATAACTGGCAATAAGAAAACCAATGGATCCCCAGAAGGTCGAAAAAACACTGCCCCAGTACACATCGTTGTGTGTGTGAGTATACGCGCCAAAACAGGCACAGAGCAAAAATCCAAAGGCTCCGATCAGGTTGAAAAGCCCGGAATACCAGCCCACGCCGCGCAAACTGGGATGCGTCCACTTATCTTGAACTTCAAGCATGGCCATAATGGAGGCGATTACGAAGCAAACAGATCCAGCGATCTGCGGCATCCAGTACCATGTGAACATAGGCATGTGTGGATGATCCAAGGCAACAACTCCGGCTGCACACGAAATGAGGAAGGTCAGGGCTCCTGCCATCTGAATCATATTCATCCACCAAGACCATACGCCCGGTTCAAAGCGCAACCATATCAGTCGCATGGGTTCTTTATAGGAGACGGCATGGTAAACGGGATGACTGCTTGCCGATTCTGGATGCACATCAATTGCGATGTGCGTAGGTCGATTAAATACTTCCAACAGCGCGGCATATCCGCCAAGCAAGAAGATGAATCCTCCTGCAAAAGCAGTCCACGCACTCATACTGCTTTGCAAGGCGGAGCAGGCCAGCGGCCACATACACAGGCTTCCGTTTACGAGCCAAACAAGACTGCCCAATGTAAAGAGGCAGGCCACCCACCATGAAATATTGGTCCATTCCAAGGTGAACCAGTGCCGCGAATCAACGGGTGGATATTGTTGTTCGTCATTTAGAAATAAGGTATGTCGCCGCTGTTTACGATGTGCACGCGGATTGAAATGAATGATCCATTTTTGACTGCCGACGTTATGTGCCAATGGTTTTGCGCGTCCGTTCTGCGCAGATGCATCCACTGTAATACGTGCGTCATTGTTCGTGGGGTCATTCGTTGTATCAGATGTCATCTATCGGCGTCATTTTTCTAAGCTATGAATGGCATGAATCCCAGCAGCGAACTGTGGCTTAAACAGGTTCATTATCGTTGGGTAAATTGAGCGGCAGCCAGGGCATCATGGGCGTCAATGTCTTTCGCATCCCATGGATAACAGACCCACGCATCATCAATTTCCCGTCCCGCAAAATAGCGTTTTAGTTTGGAAGGGAACGAGGCTCCTTTGGCCTTCTTTTTGTTATGCAGCACGGCTACACCGATTTCTGACGGGTTGTGGCTGTAGAGTTCATTCAAGCAGTAGGAGAGGGTCACTCGTGTGTCATCCACTTCGTCTACCAGCAGAATTCGTTTTCCCTCCAGCTTGTTTTCTACTTCGTCAATCCATTGAATTTTTTTAGGCTGATCGGTGACGCGATCCTGCTCGTCATAATAGCTTAATCCGACCGTGAGAATGGATTTGTTAATATAGGTTTTCAGCATACGTGCCGGGATAAATCCGCCTGTACCGATGGCGACAATCAGGTCGAATTGAAAATCTGCGTTGATGATCTGCTGCGACAGTTGCTGAATGGTGCGGTGAATTTCATTATATGTGAAATAACACTTAACGATTTCTTTCATGATACTTGGCAATGCTCCCGTGTTGGTTGACTCAATTTGCGATAATTTGAGTCCATTATATAGTAACTGGACTTCTGATAGCTAGAAGGAAATATTTTATGTTCTAGCAAAAGTTCCAATGGTTGGAACTTTTTTTCTGTCGTCTTTTAGCTCTTGCGAGCGGACTTTTTCATGAGACTAATATTCGGGGGGAGTGATCCAGTAGGTTCCGTCGCTACACCAGATCGTGTAATAGTAGGTCTGGTCTATGGTTACATTGTTGTGCTGCGTGGCCGTGTTGGTGCCTTGGTAGAGCTCTGTGCCGTCATTGTATGCACCGGGGTAGGCATCGCTTTTGTAGCGAATCATCACGCGGTCGGTTGCGACGCCGCACAGGGTTGGCTGGGTCCAGCGAAGCATCACCTGATTGGTGAGTGCAAAGGCGGTAAAACTGAATTCATCGTACACGGGGCCCAGATAATTATATTCCACATCGAACTGATTATTATCCTCGTCGGTTTCGATGGTGTCGCATTCACTGTCCACATAAACGAGCAGTCGTCGAATGCCTGTTCCTGCTCCGGGATAGAGGTTTGTGATGGTGAAAGTGCGGATTTCTCCGGCATCAAAATGGCCTATGGTATAATTGGTATTCCCTGATTCTCCACAGGTTGCCTGAGTGCTGCGATTGACCCACAGGGTCATATTCCCTCCATCGCCGGCATCGGATCCCTGATTGCATACCTGAATCACCGCATCGATGGAATCACGGTCGGGTGAGGAGTGAACGGAAATCCCGTAGAGGGCAAAATCAATGACCAGTTTGAGTTTAAATTTAGCCTCCAGCGTACGTGCCTGTGTCATGGAAAGACTGATGGAGGCACTGTTGCTGCCGGCCGCACCGAGATCACCTGCCCAGCAGTCAAATTCATAGTTACTTGATGCCACCGCAGATAAAGATACAGAGGATCCACGAGCATACCATCCCGTCGCAGAACCTGTGATGGTGCCGCCGACGGTGGGGGTGGCTGAGAGCAGAACATTGGTGCGCCAGAGCCAGGTTAATGTCGCATTATTGGTTTGATTCATGGTGAAAACATGGCTTGACCCGCTGACAGGACTGTTCCCGGTCATAGTCCAGCCAAGGGATGCATATTGCGTGCCTACGCCGCCCGGAGCGGTTGCGCTGACGGAATTGCTGAGCAGCAATCCGTATAAATTGGTGTGCATGCCTATGGATGGAGTGGGAATGCCATGCGCTGAACGCACTTCGAGTTGTAACTGCGCGGTGTCGAAAAGGGCGGTAACACTGTGGGAATGATCCATGGTGAGATAAAGAGGATTATCGTTGGTCCGGGAAGACGGAACCGTTCCCGACCAGCCGGCAAAGGTGTAGCCATTACTGGCTGTGGCCGTAAGTTCGATGATCGATCCTTGTTTGGGCCATGTGTTGGTTGGGCCGGAGATCGATCCCATTCCATTGGTTATCCATCGCAGGGCCACATTGGTCTGCCATAGCCAGCTGAACGTCGTGTGATTGGTGGCCGTAAAGACGCAGGATGTGGTCAGTCCGGAAACCGGTGCATTGCCGGGCATGGTCCAGCCGCTGCAGACAAGTTGTGTATCGGTCAGTGAAACCGGCGATCCGGAAAGGGTATTGGTGAGGATCTGTCCGTAGTCGTTGGTATGGATGCCGGCGACAGGATCCGACGTGCCGTAGGGGGAGCTCAGCATGGTCAATGTAGGGTGAAATTCTTCGAATTGTGCTTCAAAAGCCCGGGCGCGATCCACGGAAATCACTAGGGGATTGTCATAGCGATTGGATGGTGGGATATCACCCGACCAGCTGGAAAAGCGGTATCCCTGACTGGGCGTCGGCGTATATGTAATGCTGGTGCCTAGCTTTTGCCAACCTGTTCCTCCGGAGACCGATCCATGGGCGTCGGATGTGATGTTCATGTAATAATAACTGGCCCAGTTCCATCGCAGGGTTGCATCATTGGTCAGCGTGATACTGGTGGATGTGGCGGTTCCGCCGGCAGGCGCATTGCCCGTAAAGGTGAAGCCGGTACAGCGCATTTGCTCCGTTGACGAAATGGTTATGGGGGATGGCACCGAGGCAGAGACGCGTGTGCCATGGACATAGGTATGCGATCCGACCGCGGGCGTGGGTGATCCGTAAGACGACTGTACAGAGAGCGTTCGCTGCACGGTGCTGAAATGGGCTCGTACGGTTCGTGCACGATTCATGGTGAGTACAACGGACGTGTTATTGGTAGATGCCGATGGCACATCTTTATCCCAATATAAAAACTGTCCGCCGGTAATGGTTTGTGCAGTGACGGTTATGGCACTGCCTAGCGGGTAATACCCCGCCTTTGCGCCGGTGACGGAGCCGTGGCCATTGGTTTCGATGGATAACAGTACGTTGGTTTGACCCCATTTCCATGTCAACTGCGCGTTATTGGTCTGGGTCATGGAAAATTCATAGGTACTGCCTGAAGCAGGTTGATTGCCTGACATGGCCCAGCCGGTACAGACATATTGCGTGGTTCCTACTTCCAGCGAGGAAGGGCAGTTTAGGGAGAGATATTGTCCCATATAATTGGTGGTTGTACCGACAGGCGGCCATGTGGTGCCGTAAGGCGAGATGACTCGTAAGGTGATGGGATCACGGTAGAAATGCGCCGTCACATTTTTCGTACTGGTCAAACTGATCGTCAGCGGGTTGTTGTTCGTAGAGCCTGAGGGAATACTGCCGGACCATCCGATAAAGCGCGCGTAGGAATGGGGAACTGCCGTGACGGTAATCGATGAATTCAACTGATACCAGCCTGTACCCGGTCCACCAATGCTGCCCGGTCCATCTACCGATGCAGTGAAGCGCACATTGGTCTGCCATAACCACCGCAGCGACGCATTATTGGTCACGGACATGGTGAACTGGTGCCCTGACCCGCTCAACGGAGCCTGACCGCTCATGATCCATCCCTTGCAGGCGTATTGCGTATAACTGCCATCGGATATGGGCGTGTTGACTTGCGGTGTTACCGATTGAAGGCAATTGTAGGTATGCGTACCAACGGTTGGGTTCGGGGAACCATAGGTACTGGCCACGGTTACATCCCGCTGTTCGATGCTGAAATGGGCGTAAACCTGACGCGTCCGATCCATGGTTAAACTAATTGTATAATTGTTGGTCTGCGAGGCGGGCACATCGCCGCTCCATCCTGTGAAATGGGAGAAATCATCCTCCACCGCCGTGAGGGTCTGTACGCCGTTGCGCAGGACCCAGCCGGTGGACGGCCCTGAAACGTGCCCGTAACTGTCGGATCCCACGTTCAGATATACATTGGTCGTGCCCCAGTGCCAGCGCAGGGTGGCGTTATTGGTGAGGGTGATGGGGGTGCTGATGCCGCTTCCTGATGTGGGGTTATTCCCGATGAGCGACCAGCCGGTGCATAAATACTGGGTCTGCTGGGTGATTTCATATGTTGAGGGACAGGTGGCGGTAAGCGACGAGCCATAACTATAGTTGTGGGAACCAGCGGATGGCGACACGCTGGCGGCGGCCGATGACTGAACGGTAAGCGTATGCTGATCAATAGAAAATTGCGCTGCCAGACTGCGTGGCTGATCCATATAGGGAAAGAGGGTGGCATTGGATTCCTGGCCGGAAGGTACGTCACCCGTCCATTTTACAAAGTGGTAATGCAGCGCCGGAGTGGCATCCAGCCGAAGTGACGTGTTGATGGCTGCCCATTTCTGAGTGTTGCCAGTGATGGTTCCGGAGCCGCTGTGCGACAAGCTGAGGCTTACATTGGTTGTGCCCCATTGCCAGACCAGAGTGGCGTCATTGGTTTGCACCATGACAAAACGGTTGCTGCTGCCGCTCGTTGGCGTGTTGCCGCTCAATGTCCAGCCTGTGTTGACATATTGATAATTGCCATTCACCACCGGAGAGTCGACGCTGTTGGTTACCCTTTGGCCGTAGTCGTTGGTATAGAATCCCACCGCCGGGATGGGTGTCCCATGATCAGACCGGACTTCAAAACTGCCGCTTACATAGGTGGTGTAGAGATTGGTGTTGTTGGCAGGAAACATGTCCAGCTGCGCAGAATGAATGGTTGTTTTGCATACCATGGGTCCCGCAGCCGTCATTTCGACGCGTCCGGTGATGGTCAGCTGACGTCCTTCGTTTTTGTCCAGCGAGGAGATTTCGTAATAATGGTGTTTATCATCGATGGTCTGCCAGCCGTCGGATCCGCCGGTGTAGGTGACATAAAAGGGGATTTCATTGGAAACAACGACTGATGTGGCGGTGGCGTTCTTGTTGGTGATATCAATGGTGTAGACCACGTCTGCACCGGGACGGTATTGCGGATGGTCACTGGTGGTCGTTACAATGAGTTCCACGTTGCTGTTCACCAGTTCATTGGCGTAGGTATTGCAAAAGACGCGCCCGCTGTCCTGATAAACGAGCACGATATCGCCATAAAGCGAGTTGATTCCTGCTGTCATGCTGTCGACCTGTCCGCCCACTTTGACGGCTGTTCCAAAAGAGGAGCCCTGATTGGTGCTGACGGAGTAAAGGGTTCCTAAGTTGCATATTTCCGCATTCAGCACATTGCCCAGTTCATCTGATGCCAGAGAACGCTGCCTATCATTTGCCGACTGAACGGTTGTCTCGTTTTGCTGAGCGGTATCGGCATTTATCTGTGTTAGTACGTCATTATTTCCGGCGGCCAGCAGATAGCTGCCTCCGCTGGTAAAGGAGGCGCCTGCCGTTGGATACTTGATGTCTCTTGCAATGACATTGGTTTGAAAGACCGTGGGCGATCCACTGCTGCTCTGCAAAAAGAGGCTTTTGCTTTCGTAGGGAAAATCCAGATAGAAGAAGATGCCGTCGCTGAGCGGACTGGCAAAAACATCGGCAAAAATGCCGTCGCCCGGCAGTCTGTTGGATGTAAAGGTGCCTGCGCCATCCGCACTGTTCCGATAATAATGCGTTCCCTGATTGGCAATGATATACACGTAGGGTGACGACGTCGCAATGCGTGCCGCAGAGTTCGCTGTACCAATGTTCACCGGCGACGAAAAACTGACCCCGCTGTTGGAGCTTCGACTTAACCGTATAATTCCGTTGTGTACCCATACGACGAAGACCCGTCCGGCGTCATCAGCCAGAATTTCACATTCGTCTGTCTCCGTGGTAATTTGAACCGGTGACGAAAAAGTGTACCCGCGATCGGTACTGCGTACAACCCGAATTCCGGATGACCCTCGCAGTGCTACAAAGATGGTGCCGCTTTTGGAAATGGCAACTTTCCTGCCGCTGTTGGCATAGGCGATCACCTCGCCGGATAAATTGGTCGTCACCGGGCGCGCGGTATACAACGCATCTGCCCGTGCGGTATCGATTCCGAATCCCGCCAATGAAAAAATGAATACAAACCAGCATACTGCATATCTAATACAGCGATAAGATGCCGCATGATTTGTGCTGAAGTGTTTCATTGAGTTTCGTCTAATTCCTTATGATCTATGATTATAGAACCGGTGCCGGCATTTGGAAAGAGGTTCATGGCTCTTTTTATCCCAGCAGCTGCATGACGCCCTGATTCATGGAGTTGGCCTGTGCCATCATCGCTGTTCCTATCTGCATTATGATTTGGTATTTAGAAAACTGTGTTGTCTCATAGGCAATATCGGTGTCGCGTATGCGGCTTTCAGTAGCGCGCGCATTTTCTTCGTAGGCTCGCAGTCCGCTCAGTGTCTGATTCATTCTGTTCAGTTCAGCACCTACCACCGCTCGAATGGAACTGAGATGATCGATACCGATATTCAGCTTATCCACGGCCGCCTGCGCCACGGATTGTTGTGAAATACTTAAATGGCTCCCCGCCAGTAAACTGCCCCAGCGTACGGTGTGCGCTGTTGACCCCAGCAGCGTCATGCTGATCGATCCGTAGGAGTAATTTGCATAGGATCCGATAATATTAAAGTTGTTTACGTCCAAATTGATTTCTGTTTCTTCAAATACCTGATTGCTGTCCGGTCCGACCTGAAGGCCTACGGAATCATGCAGTTCATATGCGTCGCCCGACCCATGAATGGACCAGTCGAATCGATCGCCCTCGCTGTAGCCGCCATCCACCGGTGATGCGATCGTAACGCGGAACCCGTTGCTGCCATTGAGGGCTAAACTGCCCCCGCCGGTTGGCGACGCGCTGATGTATCCCGCTAGCGATCCGCTGGTTTCATTATTGATGATCCAGCGCTGATGTGTGCTGTCATACTCGGCCGAATAATCGGCGTTTTCATTGTTTAATCCGTCCCCTGAAATCGAGATATCACAACGGCCGATGTCGGACTGCGCGTTGGTAAAGACCGGCGACCCCACGCTTCCGCTGCTGTTGCCCCATGAAAAAGAATCACCTATGGTATAACACGTTCCGTTTCCGGAAGATTCGATGCGAATGTCAAACCCGTTGCTGCCCTCGATGCCCGGCGCGCTGATGGCGGCGTTGGGTGCGGCAGAAATGGTGCGTACCAGTTGGCCTGTACTTAAATTATGTAATTCCCATGCCGCCCCCGTGTAGGTCATTTTCCAGCTGGAATGGGTGATATCTGCGCCTGTTCCCCGAACATCAAGCAACGCGCTGCCCTGTGTTGCCTGTGCCGTAAAGTCTGCGCCCGATGCCTCTGCCGCCTTGAGGTCGTCTTTATTGAATTTTATGACGCAGCCGCTTTGATAACCGCTTTGACTTGGTGCATCAATGGCGAGTTTAAAGATGGTGCCACTGTCATTAATGTATAGACTGCCGCCTTCCCTTGGCCCCGCATTAATCGTTCCTATCACAGTGTTTGTATCGGTGTTTTTAACCGACCATGCTTCCTGTCCGCTATCATAGGATGCACTGTAATTTGCTGTCAGGTCGCCCGTTCCTGTGACGCGGCTTACGACAAAGGAGCCGGTTACGTGGCCTTGCACCACATCGCCATTCATCATGGGTACGCCGGTGCCGCCGCGGAAGAGATAATTGCCATTGAATTTACCTGCCGCTGTGGATCCCGATGTGATACGCGATATTTCTAATTGCATCTGCCGGAATTCCTTCTGCAGATTATCTCGATCTGTCTGACTTTTTGTTCCGTCATTAGCCATCACGGCTAATTCCGTCATACGCCCCATCATATCATGCATCTTCTGCATCCATGCATCGGCTGTCTGTAGATAATTAATCTTGTTTTCTACGTTAGCTGATGCGGCAGAAGTATTTCTGTATTGTGTGCGGAGACGTTCACTCATTGCGAGTCCGGAGGGGTCGTCTCCTGCATTATTGATTCTGAGCCCGGTGGAGAGCTTATTCATGGATGTGCGCAGTCCGGTCACCGTGGCGTTATAATTACGCCAGACAGTAAACGCGGTTGTATTATTGTATACCTGCAACATTCCACCTGTATTCTATGTGCACATAAACGCATGACGTGGCCTACGCCATGCGGCAATGATCTCAGAAGATCATGCTTCAGGCATGGGGAAGCATGACGTGCCATAGACCAAAATCAGCCCTGATCAGGCGAATTCGGCAATAATTGCAGGCAAAAGGAGTCTAATCCTGAAAAATTGGTTTAGACTTAAGGTTTGGATTTGCCGGTTTTTTTAAGGTTGCGCATTGGTCCGGATACGCTTTTCTAGCATATCAGGTTGTGTCAGCGATGGAATCGTTGGGTTGTGTCGGGGTATTTGGAAGGAGAGGGTGGCGTCCGGTTCCGGATAGTTCGATGGCTGGGTGCGACCCTTTATCATCGCATTGTTCACAAGAGCGGTGTCCGGATGATTCGCGTCAAAACGCAGTCTTTTTGTTTCGCCGCGATGCAGAGACAGATCGAAGGCATGGTGTGCGCGAAAGGACGATCCCTGAAGTATCAGGGTTACATCGACAGGGGACTGGAGCTGTTTCGCGCTGATGGTGACGGTCTGAACAACCTTGTCTACATTGATCGTCACGTAAATGTGCTCCTTGTCTCCCATATTCAGCAGACAGCTGAGATGCGTCCATTCTCCGGGCAGTCGCGGTTGTAGCTGAAGGGTTCGCGTCAGCATGTTGGCGCGGAATCCCAGATAATCCTGATAAACGTTGCGCACAAATTCAGCGACAGACCATGCCTGCGAATAAGTGCCGCTGGGGACCAGCTCATCCGACGCGTTCTTAAACGGTTCCACCAGTTCCGACAGCGATCCGGGCATGCCTTCATGCAGGATTTGGCGGGTGAATTCTTTTGTCAGTTTAAAGGCCAGATCCGTGTAGCCCGTTTTGATCATGCCGCTAATCACTGGCCCTGCATTCCATTGCCAGCACAGTCCGTTATGATAGGCGGCATCAAAGAAGTAGATTTGATTGTGATGATAGGGATGAAAATCCGGATCGTTCTGCGAAAGCGACGCCACGCCATGGGGATAAGTAAGGTCCGATACCACCTGACGCACCACGCCCGCTTGTGCGGCTTCGTCAATGAGGGGATCGGTCATGGGCACCGTCACGGCAAACATCTGATTGGGACGGATTTGCTGATCAGGCGAGCCGTCTTCGTTGAGATGATCAAAGAGGGCTGTATGCTGGACGTCGGTAAATTTTTCGACGAAATGCCGCCGCAGTCTGTCGGCATGTGCCTCCCAGTCCGCAGCTTCTTTGTTGTGCCCCAGCAGGCGGGCGATGACCGCGCTGGATCGCAGCTGCGTGTACCACAGAGCCTGAATATCCACGGCGCGATTTCCCCGTGGCGACCAGGGATCACGTCCCTCCAGTTTGGCATCCATCCACGTGTCGGCATCGGCATGAATCATAAAGCCATCGTCGTCCACATAACGCATCAGCACCCCGTCAATGGCCCGCTGCATCACAGGAAAGATGTCGCGTGCAAATTCCTGATCTCCCGTGAGCAGGACGTATTCGACGATTTCCCGGATGAGCCAGGGTGTCCCGTCGGTCGTGTTATAGATGATATCCGTGAGCGAACACACGCGATTGGGAACCCGTCCATAAATAGGACTGTCCGGCTCGGTAATCTGATAGTCGGCAAAACTGCGGATAATCGCCGCTGCATCACCAAATTGCCCTGTAACCAGTGAAATGCCCGGCAGGGAAATGAAGGTGTCCCGTCCCCAGCCCTGATGAAACCACGGCAGCCCCGCCCAGATGCCTTTGCCGAATTCCTGCGCCACCAGGTCGTCACCCGATATTTTTGCCCAGCAGATGGCTTTATCGTATTCGGGCAGATTCGTGCGAATAAAGGATGTTTCCAGTAGAGCAGCGACATGCCGGCGTCGCTCTTCAACAAAGGACTGCGGATCCTGTTGCACGCGTCGCATCTGTTTGTGCAGCTCGTCTTTATTCTGATGAAACAAAACCACCAGTGTGCAT
Proteins encoded in this window:
- a CDS encoding phosphoribosyltransferase, producing MKEIVKCYFTYNEIHRTIQQLSQQIINADFQFDLIVAIGTGGFIPARMLKTYINKSILTVGLSYYDEQDRVTDQPKKIQWIDEVENKLEGKRILLVDEVDDTRVTLSYCLNELYSHNPSEIGVAVLHNKKKAKGASFPSKLKRYFAGREIDDAWVCYPWDAKDIDAHDALAAAQFTQR
- a CDS encoding transposase, giving the protein MRRRRIKRDGLAYYHLINRMTMRLMLLGDAEKEALRKLIRRVEGFTGVKVLTYALMTNHIHILVEEPEKGTDVGDDELLERLRYLYGDVGVREIVERWELWEGRGEMDAVEEEKARYRGRMHDISEFMKQIKQRFTCWYHRTHGTKGGLWQDRFKSVLVEDGAALRTMGAYIEMNPVRAGLVSDPKAYRFCGFGEAMGGGTLARKGIARISQEVERGEGWEMVSQSYFKHVLMYEEVRKNRNLMYMDQDLLREKMKNHITLTKFERLMCRCRYFTHGQVVGSQDFVEEFFAAHRGYFGPRRKHGRKKVRDGLGDLFAIREVRSG